The window GAGACCGGCGCCTTCGTGCAGGTCGATATCCGCGAGCGCGGCCAGCAGCAGCACGCCCGCGTGTTCTCGGGCTGGCTGTTCCGCGAATCGCCCAGCCTCAATGTGGTCGAACACCCGGTCTATGATGTCTGGGTCAAGAATTGCGCGATGCGCTGGCCGGGCGATGCGGATTCGGCGAGCCCTGCTGCCAAGCCTTCGGGAGCCCCTTCCGGCACACCTGCGCCTGCGGCCTCGGCGAGTCCGGCGGCGGCCCCGGCACCTGCGCCTGCCGCTTCGCCCGCAGCGTAACCGCTCGCCTTCGCAAAGGCTCGCCACGCCGCGCCAAGGCTGCTGCGCGCCGGGCCGTGGGCCGCATCCACCAGCCGGCGATATTCGCGCTGCGGCAACTCGCGCGCGCCCATCGAGCGCAGATGCTCGGTCATGAACTGGCAGTCGAGCAGCACGAAGCCCGCGTGCCGCAACAGCGCCACCAGCCACGCCAGCGCCACCTTGCTGGCATTGTCGCGGCGCGAGAACATGCTCTCGCCGCAGAACACCTTGTCGAACGACACGCCGTAAAGCCCGCCGACCAGCAGCGGCGCGCCGTCCGGCCTTTCCTCCCAGCATTCCACCGAATGGGCGTGCCCGGCGCGGTGCAGCGCGATGTAGCTGGCGACGATCCGCTCGCTGATCCACGTCTCGGGATGATCGGGGCGCGGATCGGCACAGGCGCGGATCACCTGTTCGAAATCGCGATCGACCGTCACGGTGAAGCGATCGGCGCGCAGCACCTTCCGCAAGCTTTTGGAGATATGCAGGCCGTCCAGCGGCAGGATTGCCCGCTCGCGCGGCTCGACCCAGAACACCTCGGCATCGTCCCGCCGGTCCGCCATCGGGAAGATCCCGCTGCGATAGGCGAGAAGCAGGGTCTCGACCGGGATCGGAGGGCGTTGCGGCGCGTGCATGGTTGCGGTGCAGCATACAGGGGCGCAAGGGTCGTGGCAAAGAGGATTGCCTATCGCGCATCGCTTCGTTAAGTGGCGCCCCTCAGCGAGTGCAGGGGTGTAGCTCAGCTGGTAGAGCATCGGTCTCCAAAACCGAGGGCCACGGGTTCGAATCCTGTCACCCCTGCCATTTCCACCTTAGTATCAAGTAGTTTAGCGGATATCGCTTGGGCGCGCTGAACCATCGGTGTATCCCTCGCCGTGCACATTTGTGCACTTTCCGCTGGCGAGGCTTGGTCAGAATCGGTGACTTCAGCCCCCTCTAGGTGCCCGAAATGTGCACGACGGCCAATAATGTGCTGAGATATTTGCCGCTGCTACAAGGGGCAGTATGAGCAATTTGACCGATGCAATGATCCGATCCGCCAAGCCGAGAGATCGCTGTTATGGCCTGAATGCCAGGGGCACGCCGCTCATGCGTCCTACCGACATCGCCAAGACCATGAATATCGGTCGGGCATTGGTCTACCGAGCACTGGCAGCATAGAGGCAGAAGTATGGCTCGCAGGATCGTCTACGCGAAAAACACTCGCTTTTACCCAGACAGGGAGACCGCTTTGTGGATCGATCGAAGGGTTGAGATCGACTGCAAGGACAAAGTGTTCGTCGATCGATGGTCGGGCGATGTTGCCATCCAGCAGCCCAGCTATCTCGTCGGGCTATCCAGTCGAAGCTTTGAAGACGATCGTCCAACAATCATGGGATATGGTCAGATCGACGATGTCGAGGACATCGCGTGGCTCAAGCAAGTAGCCTATCGATCGACCATGGAAGGCAACATTAGGGTCGAAACGCCCGTTCCGATCGTCGCCCGCATCCATCAACTCAAACTGCGCCGGGATGGATATGAAGGCTTCGAGGTTGAAGTGCTGACTGGTGACGATGCCAAAGCGTTGATCAAAGCTGCTAAGCGAGAAGAGGCGATCGCAACTCTGAAAGAGGTCTGGTGGCTGATCCCGATTGGCATAGGCGTTCTGTGGTGGATGTTCTGAACTTCATTGACGCCTAAAGACCCTGCCCTTCGTGTGTCGCACCTCAGGTGTCTGCACCCGCACAGCGCCTTGCAATCCTAGCCGCTCCGGCGTAAGGGAGCCTCGTCTTCCCGACATCGGTAATCATCCAGCCCCTCCGGCGACCTTGTCCCGGGCGGCGCGGACCCCTACCTGAAAGCCGGCTTGGGAAAGACTCGGGGCAAGACCCGAAGGCATTACGCGAAGGAACGGGCTATCATGGCCGAGCAGAAGCAGATCGCAGAAGAGAAGAAGCGCAAGACCTCGGTCGGCGAATTCGTCAATCAGGTGCGCGCCGAAACGGCCAAGATCGTCTGGCCGACCCGCGAGGAAACCGTCCGCACGTCGATCTTCGTGTTCATCTTCATGCTGATCCTCTCGATCTTCTTCCTCGGGATCGACAGCCTGTTCGGCGTCATCGTGCGCACCGCGATCGAATTTCTGCAGTAAGGCCCGGCCCCGCACGCGGGGCTGCCTGTCAGACGCATTTTTCAAGGATTTCCTATGGCTCGCTGGTACATCATCCACGCTTATTCCGGTTTCGAGAACAAGGTCCGTGACGCGATCATTTCCGAGGCCGAGCGCCTCGGCCTCAGCGACGGGGTCGAGGAAGTTCAGGTCCCGACCGAAACCGTGACCGAAGTGAAGCGCGGCAAGAAGGTGCAGGTCGAACGCAAGTTCATGCCCGGCTACGTGCTCGCCAAGCTCAACATGACCGACGATGTCTACCACCTCGTCAAGAACACCCCGAAGGTGACCGGCTTCCTCGGCTCGGGCAACAAGCCGCAGCCGATCTCCGAAAAGGAAGCCGCGCGCTACTTCGGCGGCGTGGCCGAAGCCCAGGCGACCCCGAAGCGCGACATCAGCGTCGATTACGAGATCGGCGATTCGGTCAAGGTGCTCGACGGCCCCTTCGCCAGCTTCAACGGCGTGGTGGAAGAGCTCGATTTCGACAAGGCCAAGGTCAAGGTCAGCGTCTCCATCTTCGGCCGCGCGACTCCGGTCGAGCTCGACTTCGAACAGGTCGAACTGGCGAAGTAAGAATCATTGTGTGCGTGCCCGCCTCCGCGGGCTCGTCCTCGGTGCGTCCTTGTTGGCCTACCGCTTCGCTACTTGAGGCCATTGCGGCTTCTGGCGAAGCCGGATCATCGCCAAGCCGATAGGGGGTGACCGGTCCATGAAAACCAGCCCCGGCATCTGTCAGAAGAAGCGCCGCTTCGCCACGCGCGAGGCGGCGGATGCGGCGGCGTTGGCGGCGGATGTGACCTTGCGCACTTACAAATGCGCGCTTTGTCACAGCTACCACCTCACCAGCCGCACCAAGGGCCTGCGTCCCCCTCGCGGTTTGGGTTGATTTTGGTGCCGCCTGCGCCTATGCGCGCGCCTTCGCTCCGCCCTCGGGCAAGCGATTCCATGCGGGAGCCCGGGCCGTGCACGTGGCCTGAGCGTTTGACCGCTTAACATGAGCCTTGTTCGAAAGAGCATGGCGACAGTGCGATAGGAGTACGGCCACATGGCCAAGAAGATTGAAGGCTATATCAAGCTGCAGGTGCCCGCGGGCTCTGCCACGCCGTCGCCGCCGATCGGCCCGGCGCTGGGTCAGCGCGGCGTCAACATCATGGAATTCTGCAAGGCGTTCAATGCCGCCACGCAGGAGATGGAAAAGGGCATGCCGATCCCGACCGTGATCACGGTCTACGCGGATCGCTCGTTCACCTTCATTACCAAGACCCCGCCGGCGTCCTACTTCCTCAAGAAGGCTGCCAAGCTTTCGGGCGGCTCGAAGGAGCCGGGCAAGGTCGTCGCCGGCAAGGTGACCCAGAGCCAGATCAAGGAAATCGCCGAGGCCAAGATGGCCGATCTCAACGCCAATGACATCGACATGGCGATGCGCATCATCGAGGGCTCGGCCCGTTCGATGGGCCTTGAAGTGGTGGAGGGCTGATCCGATGACCAAGATTACCAAGAAGGCAAAGGTGCTCACCGCGCTTGATCGCGAGAAGCTCTATTCGGTCGAAGAGGCTCTGGCCACGCTGCGCCAGTTCAAGGGCAAGTTCGACGAGACCGTCGAAGTCGCCATGAACCTCGGCGTTGATCCGCGTCACGCCGACCAGATGGTGCGCGGCATGGTGTCGCTGCCCTCGGGCACCGGCAAGGACGTGCGCGTCGCTGTGTTCGCCCGTGGTGACAACGCCGACAAGGCGCTGGCTGCCGGCGCTGACAAGGTGGGCGCCGAAGACCTCATGGAAGACATGATGGCCGGCAACCTCGACTATGACCGCGTGATCGCCTCGCCCGACATGATGGGTGTGGTGGGTCGTCTCGGCAAGGTGCTCGGCCCCAAGGGCCTGATGCCGAACCCGAAGCTCGGCACCGTGACCCCGAACGTGGCCCAGGCCGTGGCTGACGCCAAGGCAGGGCAGGTCGAGTTCCGCGTCGAAAAGCAGGGCATCATCCACTCGGGCATCGGCAAGCTGAGCTTCTCCGATGACGCGCTGAAGGCCAACTTCAAGGCGCTGACCGAAGCCGTGGTGAAGTCGAAGCCCTCGGGTGCCAAGGGCAAGTACGTCCGCAAGGTCACCATGACCTCGTCGATGGGCCCGGGCCTCAAGGTCGACCTCTCGGAAGTCGAAGGCGCGTAATTTGTGAGAGGGCGGGCGCATCCGCGCCTGCCCTTTCTCGCAGAAACAAAAGGGGCCGGACGCCGCAGGGCGATCCGGCCCTTTCTTGTGCCGGCTTGCCTGATAGTATCTTGATTTCGCGCTCCGTATCGCCACTTATGAGCTTGGCCGCCCACCCCCTCTCCCCGCCGGGCGCGCCGCAAGAGGTTCAAGAACAGGCGATGCCCGCTCCCCCCGAAGACGTGATGTTCGTCCACCCCCGCTGGTTCGTGATCGGCTTTGCGCTTATCGCCTTTGCGCTCATCATCAATTACGATCTGCGCCTCGGCCTTGCTGCGGGCGCGGTGCTGGGCACCTTCGGGGCCGTGTGGCTCTATCTCGCCCTGCGCCTCAATCTGGTGGGGGATGACCGGCCGACCTATCGCCGCCGGGTGCTAGACCGGTTCCGCCAGCAGCTCAGCAATCGCCGCGAGGCGGAACGCCAGCGCGAAGACCGCTCAGGCGCGTAGGCCTGACCGAATCCGCGCCAGCGCACCGGATCGCTGGGCCAGCGCCTTGGCCTGCGCCACCCCGCTATCGAATGCCCCGCGCGCGCCCAGCAGAGCGCGGTTCGCCAGCGTCGGCCGCAGCAGCATCACGCTGGCACAGGACGCGCTATGGGTGCCGAACATCGCCTTGTGTGCCCCGTCACCCTCGGTGAAATCGAACCAGCGATAGCGCTCTTCGGCAAACAGGCGCTCCAGCGCCTCCATCTGCAACACCGTGCCGGGCGACAGCCGCGCATGATCGGGATCATAGCCGAGATGGGCATAGACCAGCGTGGCCCCGACCACCGGTAGCGAGAGATAGGCAATCGCCTGCTCCCCCGCATGCAGCAGGAAGCCGCGCATCCGGTCGTCCTCGGCCGCTTCCAGCATCGTCCGGTGCGCCTCCGGGCTGTCGGGCAGGCCGGCATCGAGCAGCCGCGCCTGATAGGTGCGCGCCGAGAGCGGCAGGGCGGCGGCGAGAAAGGCTTCGATCTCGCCCGGGGTGCGGTGTTCGGTGACGGTGAAGCCGCCGGTCTCCTCCGCCAGCTTCTTGGCCTTGCGCCGCAAGGTCGAGCGGGTCTTGCCCGAGAAGCGCGCCATATAGGCATCGAAGCCGTCCGCCATATCGATGTAGTGGCGTGGATAATCCTGCCGCCCGCCCGCGACAAAGCCGGGATAGCGGCCTGCGATGGCGGCCATCCGGCTGGCGGGGGCAGACAGGATGCGCAGGCCATCGGGGCCGGCCTCGGGCGCATCGGGCAAGGCCCCGCCCAGCACCTGTTCGAGCGAGAAGCTCCATGTGGTGAGCTGGCGCGGCACGGCCCAGAGGCGGCGCGCGCCGATGGTGAAGTCGACCGGAATGGCGTGTGCCGGAGAACTCGCCATGGCCTTAAAGCGCGCCATAGACAGTGTTGGAGACGAACTGCTCGGCCAGCCGCCGTCCGGTGCGGATCGCGCTCGCGGGCAGAGGCTCGTTCGCGGACCCGTAGGCGCGGATCATCGGCGGGGTGTCGCGGTAATTGCCCGTTTCCACCCCCGGCATCCTGGCCAGCGCCTGCAACAGCCCGGCAAAGCGCCCCCGCACGATCGGGTTCATCGCCAGCTTGCGGCGGTTGATGAGCTCGAAGGAATGGCTGACGAGCGTGAAGCTCTCGCGCTCGCAATCGCGCGCATGGGCAATCGCGGCGAGCATCTCGCCAAGCGAGAGCGCGGTGATCTGGGCATGGCGCTGCCCGCCGCCGAGCGTGCCGATGCTGCCCGCGGGCACCTCGATCACGCCAAGGTGGTGCACCGGATCGCGCACATCCGCGCCAAGGCTGATGCGGCAGGCGCCGCCTGTGAGCGCCGGGCAATGGCTTGAATCATAGGCAATGCCCAGCATCGCCAGCGCCCGCAGCGTATCGTCATTCGCGCCGTAATTGCCTGCGCGGAAAGCGACCGGCGCAGGCGCACCGGCGGCCATCAGCGTGTCGCGGGCGTAGGCAAGGAGTTCGCACTGGTCTTCCAGCGGGAAGTCCGCAAGGTTGCGCCCTGTGCGGCCCGATGCGAGCGGATTGGCGCTGCCGGCGTGCTCCAGCCATTCGGTATGGCAATGCAGCTGCACATCCTGTCCGGCGGCGACGATGGGTGCGACAATGTCCTCGATCGCGGCAAGGCCCCACACCAGCGCGGGCATGGGATCGACGAAGAACGCCGCCTTTTGCCCGTATCGCGCCAGCATTTCGAGCTTGTGACCGATGCCTGCCGGACCTTGCGGGGTGATGCAGGCGATCGAGCGGGTAAAGTTCTCCGCCCGGTCAGCCGCATGCGGCCCGGTATAGAGGCCCGAGGAATACTCGGTGTCGATCGTGATGAACACGCGGGTCATCATGACCCCCGTGATAGCGCGCGAGGGTTAAGACGGCGTGAGGACGCTGTCGTCCCCTGCCGGAGGGTTCAGATTCCGCCCGCCGTGGTGGGGTAGCCGAGCCCCGCCAGCCCTTCGACCAGCGCGGCGCTGCACTGCGCCAGATCATCGGCGCTGGTGGAACGGACCACGAAATTGGCACCCACCCGGCCTTCGCGGAAGAAGGGGTAGGAGCCGATCTGGCAGGTCTCGTGGGCGGCCTCGACGCTCCGCAGCAGCTCGGCCACCTCGCTCTCGGCGCACCAGCAGCCGATGGTTTCCGACAACAGCGGCGCGCCGCCTTCAAGCTGGCCGGTGAGCGCGTCGAGCATCCCGGCGGTGATATGCGGCACGCCCGCCATCACGAACAGGTTGCCGCGCCGGATACCGGGCGCGCCCGACATGCGGTTGGGGATCAGTTCGGAGCCTTCGGGCACGCGCGCCATGCGCAGCCGCCCTTCGTTGAGCCCCCCGCGGGTTTCGTAATAGCGTTCCAGCAGCGCGCGTGCATCGGGGTGGATGACCACCGGCACGCCCAGCGCCTTGGCGACCGCATCGACCGTGATGTCGTCATGGGTCGGCCCGATCCCGCCGGTGGTGAAGAGATAGTCATAATCCGCCATCAGCGCGTTGACCGCCTCGACGATGCGGCTTTCCACGTCCGGCACCACCCGCACCTCGGCCAGGCGGATGCCCTGCACCTGTAGCCACGAGGCGACCTGCGCGATGTTCTTATCCTGCGTGCGGCCGGAGAGGATTTCGTCGCCGATGACGATGAGTCCGGCGGTCCAGATCTTTTCGGGAGAGGTCATGGGGGATTGGTTAGGAGAGAAATCTTCCGATCCCAAGCCCCTTTCGTCATCCCCGCGCAGGCGGGGATCCATCTGCCCTTGCGATCACGCGAGAGGGTGAATGGACCCCTGCCCTCGCAGGGGTGACAAGGGTGGCCTTATTCAGCGGCTTCGAGCTGTTCCTCAGCACCGCGCGCATTGGCTCCAGCGCGGGTAAAGGTCAGGAAGCCGTCGGTCAGCGCGTCTTCCTTCATCCGCTTGCGGTCGATCACATATTCCTGATTGAGCCGCCACGGATAGCTCACCGAATTGCGCGGCATGATGTGCTTTCCGCGCTGGATGTAGCCCGAGGAGAAATCGAACACGTCGTCCTCGACGATCTTCGCCTCTTCCGCCGCGGTCAGCACCGGGGTGGCGATGGTCGTGCCTGTGGCGCGCATATGTTCGAGCACGCGGCACACATAGTCGGAATTGATGTCGGCCCGCAGCGTCCAGCTGGCATTGAGGTAGCCGAACACCACCGCAAGGTTGGGCAGGTTCGAGAACATGCAGCCCTTGTAGTAGAAGCGTTCGTTGAACTTCACCGGCTGGCCTTCGACGCGCACGTCGATCTTGCCGGCAACCGCCAGCTTGAGGCCGGTGGCCGTCACCACGATATCGGCGGCGAGGAACGTCCCGTCGGCGAGGCGCACGCCGCCCTTTTCGAACTTGGCGATATGGCCCGTAACGACATCGGCTTTGCCCGCCTTCATCGCGGTGAACAGATCCTCGTCGGGCACCAGGCACAAGCGCTGTTCCCAAGGGTTGTAAGGCGGGGTGAAGGCGTCCTTGTCGTAATCCGGCCCCAGCGCCTTCTCGATCTTCTTGTAGAGCGCGTCCTTCACCTTTTGCGGATTGTCGCGCGCCAGCTTGAAGCTGAAGTCCTGCATCTTGATGTTCTTGAACCGGGTGATCCGGTAGGCGAGCTTTTCCGGCAGCACCTTGCGCAGGAAATTGGCAATCGCGTCCTTGGCGGGGCGGGTGAACATCCATGTGGGGGTGCGCTGGAGCATCGTCACATGCGCCGCCTCGCGCGCCATCGACGGAACGATCGTCACCGCAGTCGCGCCCGAGCCGATCACGACGACATTCTTGCCCTTGTAATCGAGGTTTTCGGGCCAGAACTGCGGGTGGAGCACCTGTCCGTCGAATTCACCGAAGTCGAACCCGGCGTCATAAGGCTCGTCGTAATCGTAATAGCCTGCGCCGAGATAGACGAAGTTGGCGGTGAGGTGGGTGCGGCTGCCATCGGCCTTCTCCATCTCGACATGCCAGCGCGCGTCATCATGGTGGAAGTCGGCGCTGATCACCTTGTGGCCGAAGCGGATGTGCTGGCGGATGCCGCGCTCGTCGACGATACGGTCGAGATATTCGAGGATCGCAGGCGCATCGGCGATCGACTTTTCATGCCGCCACGGCTCGAAATCGAAGCCGAGGGTGTGCATGTCGCTGTCCGAGCGGATGCCGGGATAGCGGAACAGATCCCACGTCCCGCCGAGGTTGTCGCGGCGCTCGACGATGGCATAGCTGTGGTGCGGCGCTTTCATTTCCATGTGCGCGGCCATGCCGATGCCGGAAATCCCGGCACCCACGATCAGCACGTCGAAATCAGGCGGTGTGGCAAGCATGACGGGGCCTCTCTCTCCCTTGTTGACACGGATGTAACCACAGCCTTTGCGCAAAAGCGAGTCTTGAATAGCAATCTGCAACTGACTTTGAGGTGACGCGGCGTGGTCCGCGCTTTATGGCCCGCTCCCATGAGACTTCGTGCCCGCCTGCTCGCCTGCGTTTTGCTCCTGCCTCTTGCCGCGCCGCTGGCCGCGCAGGATGACAGCGAAGTGGTGGACGAGGATGCGCTGGCAGAGGAAATCATCGTCACCGGGCGCGGCCTCGAACCCGCGCTCTCGACCGGGATCTATGCCACCACCACTCTCGATCGCGAGACGATCGTGGCGAGCCCATCGGGCCGGATCGAGGATGTGCTGCGGGGCGTTGCGGGGTTCCAGCAGTTCCGCCGCTCGGACAGCCGCTCGTCCAACCCCAGCGCCCAAGGCGTGACGCTGCGCGCGCTGGGCGGCAATGCGACGAGCCGCGCGCTCGTGCTGCTAGACGGGGTGCCGCTGGCTGACCCGTTCTTCGGCTATATCCCGCTCTCGGCCATCGCGCCCGAGACGCTGGGCGAGATCCGCGTGACCCGCGGCGGCGGTTCGGGGCCGTTCGGCGCAGGGGCGCTGGCGGGGACGATTGAACTCGACAGCGCCGATCCCTCCGCAAGCAACCCGTTCATGGGCAGCGCCGCGATCAACAACCGCGCCGAAACCGAGGCAAGCGGCGTGCTGACCGCGCGGCTCGGGCGCGGTTTTGCCGTGGCCAGCGGGCGGTGGGACCGGGGGCAGGGGTTCTTCACCACGCCTGACAGCCAACGGGTGCCCGCCTCTGCCCGCGCCGCCTTCGACAGCTGGAACGCCGCCCTGCGCGCCGTCGCCCCGCTCACCGACAGCATCGAATTGCAGGCCCGCGTCGGCGCCTTCCGCGATGCGCGCACGCTCCGGTTCCGGGGTGCGGATTCGACCAGCGAGGGCGAGGATGCCTCGATCCGCCTTGTCGGGCGCGGGCGCTGGCAGTTCGATCTGCTGGCCTATGTCCAGACCCGCGATTTCTCGAACATCGTCATCAGCGCCACCCGCTTCACTCCGACGCTCGACCAGCGGCGCACGCCGTCCACCGGCATCGGCGGCAAGTTCGAACTGCGCCCCCCGATTGCCGAGGGGCACGATATCCGTATCGGCGCCGATTATCGCCGCGCCGACGGGGAATTGCAGGAAGAGGCGCTGAACGCTGTGACCGGCGCGATCACCGAGCGTCGCCGCGCGGGCGGGGTGACCGGCAATCTCGGCCTGTTCATCGAGGATGACTGGCAAATCGGCCCGCTCGTCATCAATGGCGGGTTGCGTGCGGACCGCTCCAGCATCACCGGCGGGTTCTACCGCGCGGTCAATGCGGCCGGCGCGCCGGTCAGCACCCTCATCGCGCCCGATCGCAGCGACTGGTCGGTCAGCTGGCGGGCGGGGGCTTCGTTCAACGCGACCCGCCGTCTGGGCCTGCGCGCAGCGGCCTATACCGGGCTGCGCCTGCCGACCCTCAACGAGCTCTACCGCCCCTTCGTGGTGTTCCCGGTGGTGACGCAGGCCAATGCGGGCCTCGAAAACGAGCGGTTGGAGGGCTTCGAACTCGGCTTCGACTGGCAGCCGGTCAATGAAGTGGTGCTGGCTGTGACCGCCTTTGACAACCGGGTCGAGAATGCCATCGCCAATGTCACCATCGCCCCTAATCTGCGCGAGCGCCAGAACCTGCCGGCGATTGCCGCGCAGGGGATCGAGGCCAATCTGGCGGTGAAGCTGGGCGAAGTCAGTTTGGACGGCGCGCTCGCCTGGACCGATGCCGAGGTGCGCGGGCGCGGGCCTTCGCTGGCGCTCGATGGCAAGCGTCCGGCGCAGACCCCGGCCTTTGCCGGCACGCTAACGCTCGGCTGGAAGCCGGCCGAGGGCTGGCACCTTGCCGCCACGCTGCGCCATGTGTCCGCGCAGTTCGAGGATGATCTTGAGACCGACCGGCTGGCCCCTGCCACCACGCTCGACGCCTTCCTCGCAGCGCCGCTCGCCGGCACGCTGTCGCTGGTGCTGCGGGGCGAGAATCTCAGCGGCGAGACGATCATCACCCGCAATCAGGCCGGATCGATCGATCTCGGCGTACCGCGCACATTGTGGCTGGGGGTAAGGGTCGGTTTCTGAGCCGGTGGGAGGCCCCAGCACCCGCCGCGAAACAATCTTGCCCGAACTCCGATGCGGACAGCAACATGCTGCGCCGCAGCATGAAATGTGGCATTTTTGCTACTGTCAGCCAGAACTTGACTATGACTCTTGTTAGGCCGCGAAGCCCTGATAGGTTCCCGCCCACACCAAGATCGGCCTGAAGCCGGCTGGATTGTTGAGAGAGGCAAAACATGACTCGCAAGTTCGCAGCTTTTGCTTGCGGCCTGATGGCCTGCAGCGCGCTTACCGCCCCCGCCTATGCCCAGGATGCTGAAAGCGATGCGCCCGCCGCACGCGATGACAGCGTCATCATCGTGACCGCGACCCGTCGCGCACAGGACGTGCAGGATATTCCGCTCGCGGTGACCGCGATCGCCCCGCAGCAGCTCGAAGCCCAGCGCGTGGTCAACATCCAGCAGATCTCGGCCCTCGCGCCCAGCTTCACCGCCAGCCAGGCGCAGCTCGCTTCGGGCTCGGTCGTGCTGCGCGTGCGCGGTATCGGCACCACCTCGAACAATATCGGCTTCGAAAGCGCGGTCGGCATCTTCGTTGACGGCGCCTACCAGTCGCGTCCGGGCGTTGCGCTAAGCGAATTCGTCGACGTGGAACGCGTCGAAGTGCTGCGCGGCCCGCAGGGCACGCTGTTCGGCCGCAACACCTCGGCCGGCGCGCTCAACATCACCAACGTCCGTCCCGATGTCACCGAGTTCGGCGGTTTCGTGAATGCGGAATACGGTGCCTTCAACGAAGTCAGCCTGCAGGGCGCGATCAACGTGCCGATCGTGCAGGACAACCTCGCCCTGCGCGTGACGGGTGCCTATCGCCAGCGCGACGGCTTCCTCGACGTGGTCAACCGCACCGGCGCCAAGATCGGCGAAACCAATGATGCCGACCAGTGGCTGGTCCGCGGCCAGCTGGGCTGGGACACCGACAGCGGGATGCGCGGGCGCATCATCGTCGACTACTCGAAGAGCAAGTCGAGCTGCTGCGGTGCGATCGAACTCTACCAGACGCCGCTGGTGACGGCCGGTGCCTATGCCGCCGTCGGCCTTGGCGCCAATGGCGGCAACGGCCAGCCGTTTGTTGCCACGACCGCCTTCGACCAGGCCGGCTTCGAGCGCGCGATGGACAACCGCACCGTCTCGCTCAACGCAGCGCCGGTGGCAGACATCGACAACTACGGGGTCACCGGTGAAATCGAATTCCCGATCTCGGAAAATGCCGACCTCATCTTCATCGGTTCCTACCGCAAGTATGAAAGCTTCGAGCGCTACGATTCCGATTTCACCGCGCTCGACATTTTCAATGTCAGTGCCCTCAACCTCGATCTCGAGACCTGGACTGCCGAACTGCGGCTGCAGGGCGAAGGGATGGACGGCAAGCTGAACTACATGTTCGGCGGCTTCTATTCGGACGAGCAGATCGACCAGTCGGCCAGCTTTGCTCTCGGTGCGGATTACGGCGAAAACGTCGGCGCACTGTTGTTCCCGGCTACCGCCGGGGCACTCGGCGCCAACCCGCTGACCGTGTTCACCGGTCGCGATCCGGCCGGCACCACCAACACCAACCGCTTCCAGCAGAGCGCCCAGAGCTACGCCATCTTCACCCACAACAGCTTCGAGATCACCGATGGTCTCGAACTGACGCTGGGCGCGCGCTATTCGTGGGAAGAAAAGTCGGGCGGGTTCAGCCAGACGGCGGTCAACAACCAGATCTGCCCGGCGACGCTCAATGCGATCGGGGCGGCCGGCAATCCGGCGGTGGTGCCCGCGGCGCTGCGGCCGACCTTCGTGGCGCTGGGCTGCTTCGGCTTCACCGCGCCGGCCAACCTGCCGCAGGCCGCAGCCCTGCCGCTGGTGCGCACCTTCCAGTCCGATTTCGATGACGAAGAGCTGATCTACACCGTCAAGCTCGGTTACGAAATCAGCCCGGCGGTGAACACCTACGCCAGCTTCACCCACGGCTACAAGGCGGGCGGGATCAACCTCGACACCACCGCAGCCGTCGGCGGTGCCGATCCGCGCTTCCTCTCGGAAGAGGTCGATGCCTATGAAATCGGCCTGAAGGCGAAGATGCTCGACGATGCCGT is drawn from Erythrobacter sp. and contains these coding sequences:
- the secE gene encoding preprotein translocase subunit SecE; its protein translation is MAEQKQIAEEKKRKTSVGEFVNQVRAETAKIVWPTREETVRTSIFVFIFMLILSIFFLGIDSLFGVIVRTAIEFLQ
- a CDS encoding GNAT family N-acetyltransferase; translation: MASSPAHAIPVDFTIGARRLWAVPRQLTTWSFSLEQVLGGALPDAPEAGPDGLRILSAPASRMAAIAGRYPGFVAGGRQDYPRHYIDMADGFDAYMARFSGKTRSTLRRKAKKLAEETGGFTVTEHRTPGEIEAFLAAALPLSARTYQARLLDAGLPDSPEAHRTMLEAAEDDRMRGFLLHAGEQAIAYLSLPVVGATLVYAHLGYDPDHARLSPGTVLQMEALERLFAEERYRWFDFTEGDGAHKAMFGTHSASCASVMLLRPTLANRALLGARGAFDSGVAQAKALAQRSGALARIRSGLRA
- the nusG gene encoding transcription termination/antitermination protein NusG produces the protein MARWYIIHAYSGFENKVRDAIISEAERLGLSDGVEEVQVPTETVTEVKRGKKVQVERKFMPGYVLAKLNMTDDVYHLVKNTPKVTGFLGSGNKPQPISEKEAARYFGGVAEAQATPKRDISVDYEIGDSVKVLDGPFASFNGVVEELDFDKAKVKVSVSIFGRATPVELDFEQVELAK
- a CDS encoding competence/damage-inducible protein A, producing MTSPEKIWTAGLIVIGDEILSGRTQDKNIAQVASWLQVQGIRLAEVRVVPDVESRIVEAVNALMADYDYLFTTGGIGPTHDDITVDAVAKALGVPVVIHPDARALLERYYETRGGLNEGRLRMARVPEGSELIPNRMSGAPGIRRGNLFVMAGVPHITAGMLDALTGQLEGGAPLLSETIGCWCAESEVAELLRSVEAAHETCQIGSYPFFREGRVGANFVVRSTSADDLAQCSAALVEGLAGLGYPTTAGGI
- a CDS encoding NAD(P)/FAD-dependent oxidoreductase, with product MLATPPDFDVLIVGAGISGIGMAAHMEMKAPHHSYAIVERRDNLGGTWDLFRYPGIRSDSDMHTLGFDFEPWRHEKSIADAPAILEYLDRIVDERGIRQHIRFGHKVISADFHHDDARWHVEMEKADGSRTHLTANFVYLGAGYYDYDEPYDAGFDFGEFDGQVLHPQFWPENLDYKGKNVVVIGSGATAVTIVPSMAREAAHVTMLQRTPTWMFTRPAKDAIANFLRKVLPEKLAYRITRFKNIKMQDFSFKLARDNPQKVKDALYKKIEKALGPDYDKDAFTPPYNPWEQRLCLVPDEDLFTAMKAGKADVVTGHIAKFEKGGVRLADGTFLAADIVVTATGLKLAVAGKIDVRVEGQPVKFNERFYYKGCMFSNLPNLAVVFGYLNASWTLRADINSDYVCRVLEHMRATGTTIATPVLTAAEEAKIVEDDVFDFSSGYIQRGKHIMPRNSVSYPWRLNQEYVIDRKRMKEDALTDGFLTFTRAGANARGAEEQLEAAE
- the rplK gene encoding 50S ribosomal protein L11, whose protein sequence is MAKKIEGYIKLQVPAGSATPSPPIGPALGQRGVNIMEFCKAFNAATQEMEKGMPIPTVITVYADRSFTFITKTPPASYFLKKAAKLSGGSKEPGKVVAGKVTQSQIKEIAEAKMADLNANDIDMAMRIIEGSARSMGLEVVEG
- the rplA gene encoding 50S ribosomal protein L1, which gives rise to MTKITKKAKVLTALDREKLYSVEEALATLRQFKGKFDETVEVAMNLGVDPRHADQMVRGMVSLPSGTGKDVRVAVFARGDNADKALAAGADKVGAEDLMEDMMAGNLDYDRVIASPDMMGVVGRLGKVLGPKGLMPNPKLGTVTPNVAQAVADAKAGQVEFRVEKQGIIHSGIGKLSFSDDALKANFKALTEAVVKSKPSGAKGKYVRKVTMTSSMGPGLKVDLSEVEGA